One Saccharopolyspora erythraea NRRL 2338 genomic region harbors:
- a CDS encoding amidinotransferase, whose translation MEQPRPSASPVRVATEWEPLREVIVGIVDDMRVPEWDPSARAVVPRHGRAPLTGWAGRRFPAELVELARREVDGLADFLERQGVVVRRPEPVDHHRPVVTPHFSTGGGFHSAMPRDSLFAIDDLVVETPMAWRSRYFETFAFRPILRDYFERGARWTAAPKPQLRDTTWRDDRIEDRDEFDPVINEDEPLFDAADFVRIGGGVVVGQLSHVTNRAGVRWLQRHLGPEYRVLSYVFDDDGPMHIDTTLLPMGEGRVLVNEAWVSRLPDVFAGWEVLVPPPSQLPAAHPLYYTSQWIHCNVLMLDEEHVLVEAEEADFAAHLRKWGFEPIPLPFKHFQTFGGSFHCATLDVRRG comes from the coding sequence GTGGAGCAGCCACGACCGAGCGCGTCACCAGTGCGGGTGGCCACCGAATGGGAGCCGCTGCGCGAGGTGATCGTCGGCATCGTCGACGACATGCGCGTGCCCGAGTGGGACCCTTCCGCGCGGGCGGTGGTCCCCCGCCACGGCCGTGCACCGCTGACGGGCTGGGCGGGCCGCCGTTTCCCCGCGGAGCTGGTGGAACTGGCCCGCCGCGAGGTGGACGGCCTGGCCGACTTCCTGGAACGCCAGGGCGTGGTGGTTCGCCGCCCGGAGCCGGTGGACCACCACCGGCCGGTGGTCACACCGCACTTCTCCACCGGCGGCGGCTTCCACTCGGCGATGCCGCGCGACAGCCTGTTCGCCATCGACGACCTCGTCGTGGAGACGCCGATGGCGTGGCGGTCCCGCTACTTCGAGACCTTCGCGTTCCGGCCGATCCTGCGGGACTACTTCGAACGCGGCGCCCGCTGGACCGCCGCGCCCAAACCGCAGCTGCGCGACACCACGTGGCGCGACGACCGCATCGAGGACCGCGACGAGTTCGACCCGGTGATCAACGAGGACGAGCCGCTGTTCGACGCCGCCGACTTCGTCCGCATCGGCGGCGGGGTGGTCGTCGGCCAGCTCAGCCACGTCACCAACCGCGCCGGCGTCCGCTGGCTGCAACGGCACCTCGGTCCGGAGTACCGGGTTCTCAGCTACGTCTTCGACGACGACGGCCCGATGCACATCGACACCACGCTGCTGCCCATGGGCGAGGGGCGGGTGCTGGTCAACGAGGCGTGGGTGTCGCGGCTGCCCGACGTCTTCGCCGGGTGGGAGGTGCTGGTTCCGCCGCCGTCGCAGCTCCCGGCAGCGCATCCGCTCTACTACACCAGCCAGTGGATCCACTGCAACGTCCTGATGCTGGACGAGGAGCACGTGCTGGTGGAGGCGGAGGAGGCGGACTTCGCCGCACACCTGCGCAAGTGGGGCTTCGAACCGATCCCGTTGCCGTTCAAGCACTTCCAGACCTTCGGCGGGTCCTTCCACTGCGCCACGCTCGACGTGCGCCGCGGCTGA